ACAGCGAGCTCCAGGAAAGGCCAGCTGTTCGCCCGGCGCTTCAAGTGAACGGTCAGGCGTAGTAGGCGAACGACACTCATGCAGGCAAGATTCAACCAGCCTGGACCTTCCAGGCAACACTCGGCCTCTGAAACTTCGACGAATGCAGTGACTGAACCAATCGGTCCTCAGGTGGTACGCGATTACGGCTACCTCCCGAGAAGAGCTTGGATCACCGTCCTACATTTCCTGGACGCCGAGTCACGCCTCAACGTCGCAGCGCTCGGGAAGAACTTCGCAGCGCTGAACTGTAGCGAGAGCGCCTTGCACACTATTCGTGTGGCCGCTAACAACGATGTGTGCCACCTCCAAAGACTACTCGAGAAATGCGGCCGTAGACACGTACGTGTGTTGCATCTCACCAACTGCTCTGCGGTGACCTATGGGGGTGCCCTCATGGCTAACGTCTCCGCGTGCGATCAGTTGACCGAGCTATACTGTGTCGGCTGCACCTTCGACCCGTGCGCTTTTTTCCCTCTCGTGGCCAACTGTCTTCGTTCCCTGCAGCGGCTCGAGTGGACGCTCTTTTGCTGTCACATCTGGAAGTGCATTCCTGATCTTATCGGAGTCGCACGACAAAATCCATGTGCACTAAAATTTATGTATGTGCAATTGGAGTGCGCCGAACACTTCAGCAATGAGCATTTGTTGTCATTCCTGCATCAGTGTCCCAGAATGAAGCGTTTGCACGTGCACACACTTAGCGGTACTCACGCCAAGTCTATTCGGCATTGGGCTCGACTCGCGAAAGAACGCCCCGCAGGTCTCCTCGAGTTCACGTACACGACGGATGAAAGCGTTCATCTATACCGGGAGTTTATGAAAATGCCTGCGGTTCATGAGAGGTTGTTCACCCATCTGGCCTTGTGCGGAAACGTGACTTACTACTGGCAGGGACCTCTGTGCTTCAGCACCATCGTCGACTTGGACCAGCTCGTGTTGGGCCTCATCCCACCACCACGAACATCTCAGATGGTTCTGACGGTGCACGCAATGCAGACTGCCGCGGCTAAGCTTAGGAGGCTTGCCGAAGTGTACACATTCAACCACATCCGAGCTCTGACGCTCGTCTCAATTCCGAAGGCCATCGTAGAACGCACGCCTCCGGAACATCTGCTGATGTTCGTTCCTAATGCGATCGCCGAATACCTGTGCTGTTTCTTCACAGCCTTCAGCGCGATCACAGAGCTCAACTTGAACGAGTTCCATTTCCCCATTAATCTTACGTTCCCTTCCGTCGCCGAACGTTCGGCACTGACGCACCTAAGAGCCCTGTCACTGGCACCGTGTGCACTGAAGCCCGCAATGTTCTCTCTGGAGCACCTTGCCGTCATCTGTCCCGTGCTCGAGGAACTGGACATCCGTAGCAACTTCCCTGGCCCGTTTCAGTTGCCATGCGCGTCCTGTTTCAGCTACCAGCCATTCGAGATCCGGAAAATGGCGCCAGGGCTTCATAGGCTCACGCTGTACAATGTGCCGGGTTTTAATTCGATCTCTTTCCTCGAAGCTTGCTGCGTTACCGAGCTTCGCCTCTGTGGCCTCAACGTGCTGCTTGACCCTTATTTAGGAGGTCTCGGAAGTGTCCTGAAGAAGAACACCAAGCTCAGTTCTTTGACCATCGAGCACGAGCGACTACCGGTGGGGTGGAAAGCGTTTTGGCTAGAGCTGTCGGAGGCAAAAAGCCTGATTTTTGTTTGCGTGCTGTCGAATGCTCAAGAATCCGTGGAAAGCGTGAATATCGACGTCCAATGCTGCATGAGCCGCCTGCCACTGATCCGCGGAATGCACGTGCACTTCAGGAACTATATCACCAACGCACCGGAGCGCTTAACCATCCTTGCCAGAAGGACTGACCACGGTCTGGTGACCGAATTATCAGTGTTGGAGACACCCGCCTGCATTCAGTGCTCCACGTCGACATTTGTGGCGCTCGACAAGCCCCGGTTTTGCGGCTGGTCCAACTGCTGATCGCTTCGCCGACACTAGAAGCAAGTTTGACGATGGCTTTACGACGACGACGTTAGTCCAATATTTCTTAGTAAAATATTCCTATTGATTGAAAATTTTATCCGCCTGACAAAACCACGAAACATGTAAAATTTCATATCATTAGGTTACATGCGGTGCTACAAGGCAAAAAAAGTATTTGTGTACTGTGAGAAAGATGTGTCAAAAAATAAAAGGGAAACATGAagcag
The DNA window shown above is from Dermacentor silvarum isolate Dsil-2018 chromosome 1, BIME_Dsil_1.4, whole genome shotgun sequence and carries:
- the LOC125941527 gene encoding uncharacterized protein LOC125941527 isoform X2, giving the protein MYVQVACAEHFSNEHLFSFLQQCPRMKRLHVHTLSGTHVKSIQHWARLSNERPAGLLEFTYTTDESVHLYREFMNMPAVHERLFTHLALCGNVTYYWQGPLCFSTIVDLDQLVLGLIPPPRTSQMVLTVHAMQTAAAKLRRLAEVYTFNHIRALTLVSIPKAIVERTPPEHLLMFVPNAIAEYLCCFFTAFSAITELNLNEFHFPINLTFPSVAERSALTHLRALSLAPCALKPAMFSLEHLAVICPVLEELDIRSNFPGPFQLPCASCFSYQPFEIRKMAPGLHRLTLYNVPGFNSISFLEACCVTELRLCGLNVLLDPYLGGLGSVLKKNTKLSSLTIEHERLPVGWKAFWLELSEAKSLIFVCVLSNAQESVESVNIDVQCCMSRLPLIRGMHVHFRNYITNAPERLTILARRTDHGLVTELSVLETPACIQCSTSTFVALDKPRFCGWSNC
- the LOC125941527 gene encoding uncharacterized protein LOC125941527 isoform X1; translated protein: MYVQVSCAEHFSNEHLLSFLQQCPRIKRFHVHTLSGTHAKSIPHWARLVNARPANLHEFRYTTDESVQHLSWEFMNMSAVHERLFTHLALCGNVTYYWQGPLCFSTIVDLDQLVLGLIPPPRTSQMVLTVHAMQTAAAKLRRLAEVYTFNHIRALTLVSIPKAIVERTPPEHLLMFVPNAIAEYLCCFFTAFSAITELNLNEFHFPINLTFPSVAERSALTHLRALSLAPCALKPAMFSLEHLAVICPVLEELDIRSNFPGPFQLPCASCFSYQPFEIRKMAPGLHRLTLYNVPGFNSISFLEACCVTELRLCGLNVLLDPYLGGLGSVLKKNTKLSSLTIEHERLPVGWKAFWLELSEAKSLIFVCVLSNAQESVESVNIDVQCCMSRLPLIRGMHVHFRNYITNAPERLTILARRTDHGLVTELSVLETPACIQCSTSTFVALDKPRFCGWSNC